The genome window TGCCCACCACCAGTGACATGAAAATCTTTAGCATGAAGACAGCCACAGTGGGCACCGAGGCCTCAAGGGAGCAGTCGGTGGCACGGCGGCCAGGCAGGTGTAGGCAGCCATGCTCCAGTGCCCGCAGCATCCAGTAATCCACATTCAGCCGCTCGTAGAAGTAGCAGACAATGACACAGGTGGCCGGGACGGTGTAGAGGATGGAGAAGACCCCAATCTTCACCATCAGCTtctccagcttctctgtgttGGTGCCACCCGTCTTCATGATCTTCCGGATGTGGAAGAGGGCAACGAAGCCAGTGAGGATGAAGGAGGTGCCAATGACCAGGTAGCAGGAGAGGGGGATGAGGATAAAGCCAGTCAGGGCACTGACGTCCATGCTCCCCACATAGCACAGCCCCGTGAGCTCATCCCCTGCCACCTTCCGCATGGTGAGGATGACAATGGTCTTCATGGCTGGGATGCCCCAGGCAGCCATGTGGAAGTAGCTGCTGTGGGCCTCGATGGCCTCATGTCCCCACttcttcccagcagccaggaacCAGGTGAGGGTGAGGACAACCCACCAGAGAGAGCTAGCCATGCCAAAATAGTAGAGGATGAGGAAGACAATGGTGCAGCCTgtgctctccagcccctcctgtaTGATGTAGAGCTCACCGTTCTCCCGGTCACAGGCAATGTTCTCAGCCCCGGCCACAGAGCGGATGATGAAGGCCACAGAGTAGACGTTGTAGCACATGGAGAGGAAAATGATGGGCCTCTCAGGATACTGGAAGCGGTGGGGGTCAAGCAGAAAAGTAAGGACGGTGAAGGCAGTGGAGACAAAGCAGAGGGTGGACCAGACAGCCATCCAAATGAAGGCAAAGTCCTTGTCCTCCCGGGACCAGTACACGTCCACCCCGGGGGAGCACCTGGGTGCACACGAGAGGCTCTTCTCCACGTACTGGAACTTCTCAGGATTGTTGCAAGCTCCCAGCCCATTGGGTCCCCGTCCCTCGGTAGCGGTACCAGGTGGCCAAGGCCGGGGGGCCACAGGCAGCATCCCCTGTCCCTTGTGCGGCTCAGCGGCTGAGGCATTTTCAGGGGCCTCCATGCAGAGGGCATTGGGGTCATTCTTGGTGGGCAACCTGCCACAGTCAAGTGACTCAGGCCAGCCGAAATTGAACTGTTCCATGATGGGTACACACTTGTGGCGGGCCTGCTCACACATGGGGcggcaggcagggatgctgg of Molothrus aeneus isolate 106 chromosome 20, BPBGC_Maene_1.0, whole genome shotgun sequence contains these proteins:
- the FZD9 gene encoding frizzled-9, giving the protein MAAARLRVALWVLWHFGVGGRGLELAGLEGPRGRAARCQPVDIPMCRGIGYNLTRMPNLLGHESQREAALKLHEFAPLVEYGCHVHLRFFLCSLYAPMCTDQVSASIPACRPMCEQARHKCVPIMEQFNFGWPESLDCGRLPTKNDPNALCMEAPENASAAEPHKGQGMLPVAPRPWPPGTATEGRGPNGLGACNNPEKFQYVEKSLSCAPRCSPGVDVYWSREDKDFAFIWMAVWSTLCFVSTAFTVLTFLLDPHRFQYPERPIIFLSMCYNVYSVAFIIRSVAGAENIACDRENGELYIIQEGLESTGCTIVFLILYYFGMASSLWWVVLTLTWFLAAGKKWGHEAIEAHSSYFHMAAWGIPAMKTIVILTMRKVAGDELTGLCYVGSMDVSALTGFILIPLSCYLVIGTSFILTGFVALFHIRKIMKTGGTNTEKLEKLMVKIGVFSILYTVPATCVIVCYFYERLNVDYWMLRALEHGCLHLPGRRATDCSLEASVPTVAVFMLKIFMSLVVGITSGVWVWSSKTLQTWQSLCNRRLGMRTRSKPCSGVSCGGGHCHYKGPTVMLHMTKTDPYLDNPTHV